In Janthinobacterium sp. J1-1, a single genomic region encodes these proteins:
- a CDS encoding 5-(carboxyamino)imidazole ribonucleotide synthase — MSNSFDPQSSPFLPTANPPAWLGVMGGGQLGRMFAQAAQGMGYQVAVLEPSDACPAGQVAQRLVNAGYSDAAGLDALAAQCLAVTTEFENVPADSLSRLAGSVFVAPNAHGVSVAQDRIAEKRFFVDCAGKSGVLPAPHQVIASEDDIAAIPDDLLPGILKTVRMGYDGKGQVRVKSRDEVRAAFAEMGQVTCLLEKMLPLAYEVSVLTARGVDGDSVVYPIAENVHRDGILFTTTVPGPNVSIDCAAKAQRAAQAMVAELGYVGVLCIEFFVLADGSLVVNEMAPRPHNSGHYTMDACVTSQFAQQVRAMARLPLGDTRQHSPAVMLNILGDAWFADDSDAIREPAWDQVLALPGACLHLYGKDDPRRGRKMGHLTLVAATLPEAQARLRDACLILGIAP; from the coding sequence ATGAGCAATTCTTTCGATCCGCAGTCCTCTCCCTTCCTGCCCACCGCCAACCCGCCCGCCTGGCTGGGCGTGATGGGCGGCGGCCAGCTGGGCCGCATGTTCGCCCAGGCGGCCCAGGGCATGGGCTACCAGGTGGCAGTCCTTGAGCCATCGGACGCCTGTCCTGCGGGCCAGGTCGCGCAGCGCCTGGTCAACGCCGGCTACAGCGATGCCGCCGGCCTGGATGCCTTGGCCGCGCAATGCCTGGCGGTGACCACCGAATTTGAAAACGTGCCGGCCGACAGCCTGTCGCGCCTGGCCGGCAGCGTGTTTGTCGCGCCGAACGCGCATGGCGTGTCGGTGGCGCAGGACCGCATCGCCGAAAAACGTTTCTTTGTCGATTGCGCCGGGAAATCCGGCGTGCTGCCGGCGCCGCACCAGGTGATCGCCAGCGAGGACGATATCGCCGCGATTCCTGACGACTTGCTGCCCGGTATCTTGAAAACCGTGCGCATGGGCTATGACGGCAAGGGGCAAGTCCGCGTGAAGTCGCGCGACGAGGTGCGCGCCGCGTTTGCCGAGATGGGTCAGGTCACCTGCCTGCTGGAAAAAATGCTGCCGCTGGCCTATGAGGTGTCGGTGCTGACGGCGCGCGGCGTCGATGGTGACTCGGTGGTGTATCCGATCGCCGAAAACGTGCACCGCGACGGCATCCTGTTTACCACCACCGTGCCGGGTCCGAACGTCTCAATCGACTGCGCCGCGAAAGCTCAGCGGGCGGCGCAGGCCATGGTGGCCGAGCTCGGTTATGTGGGCGTGCTGTGCATCGAATTTTTCGTGCTGGCCGACGGTTCGCTGGTGGTCAACGAAATGGCGCCACGGCCGCACAATAGCGGCCATTACACGATGGACGCCTGCGTCACCAGCCAGTTCGCGCAGCAGGTGCGGGCGATGGCGCGCTTGCCGCTGGGCGACACACGCCAGCACTCGCCGGCGGTGATGCTCAATATTCTGGGCGACGCCTGGTTCGCAGACGACAGCGATGCCATCCGTGAACCTGCCTGGGACCAGGTGCTGGCGCTGCCGGGCGCCTGCCTGCATCTGTACGGCAAGGACGATCCGCGCCGTGGCCGCAAGATGGGCCATCTGACGCTGGTCGCTGCGACCTTGCCGGAAGCGCAAGCACGCTTGCGCGATGCCTGCCTGATCCTGGGAATTGCGCCGTGA
- the pdxH gene encoding pyridoxamine 5'-phosphate oxidase codes for MTVPLFDSVPGFDQPIAVLKHCHDKIRKQLTTLQNLLAYLPQQGNTIAAQQAAKAVLQYFNKAAHLHHDDEEQDLMPMLQATASGADAALLATLVPEILADHQRMDQAWSTLRPQLDAIAAGASTELSTDGVNAYVDAYHAHMSKEESQLAPMAKRLFSAQQMEQLGTAMQRRRGIAPEEAPAAADPAAALAAMRTDYLHSSLSEADVLADPVAQFQKWFDEALKAQVGEPNAMTLSTVSPEGKPSSRIVLIKQFDARGFTWYTNYNSEKGQQLEHNPQASLLFFWRELERQVRIEGTVVKTSAAESDEYFNVRPLQSRLSAIASRQSATIGSRAELEANFDAVAAVAGDTPARPAHWGGYRLRPERIEFWQGRRSRFHDRIVFTRGTDGAWSMERLQP; via the coding sequence ATGACCGTCCCGCTGTTCGACTCCGTTCCCGGCTTTGACCAGCCGATTGCCGTGCTCAAGCATTGCCACGACAAGATCCGCAAGCAACTGACGACCCTGCAAAACCTGCTGGCCTACCTGCCCCAGCAAGGCAATACGATCGCGGCGCAGCAGGCGGCCAAGGCGGTGCTGCAATACTTCAACAAGGCCGCCCATCTGCATCACGATGATGAAGAGCAGGACCTGATGCCGATGCTGCAAGCGACCGCCAGCGGCGCGGACGCCGCCCTGCTGGCCACCCTGGTGCCGGAAATCCTGGCCGACCATCAGCGCATGGACCAGGCATGGTCCACCCTGCGCCCGCAGCTCGATGCGATTGCCGCCGGCGCCAGCACCGAGCTGTCGACCGATGGCGTAAACGCCTATGTGGACGCCTATCACGCGCACATGAGCAAGGAAGAAAGCCAGCTGGCGCCGATGGCCAAGCGCCTGTTCAGCGCGCAGCAGATGGAGCAATTGGGTACGGCCATGCAGCGCCGGCGCGGGATTGCGCCGGAAGAGGCACCGGCAGCGGCCGACCCTGCCGCCGCCCTGGCCGCCATGCGCACCGATTACCTGCATTCCAGCCTGTCCGAAGCCGATGTGCTGGCCGACCCGGTGGCGCAATTCCAGAAATGGTTCGATGAAGCGCTCAAGGCACAGGTCGGTGAACCGAACGCCATGACCTTGTCCACCGTCAGCCCTGAAGGCAAGCCCAGCTCGCGCATCGTGCTGATCAAGCAATTCGACGCACGCGGTTTTACCTGGTACACGAATTACAACAGCGAAAAAGGCCAGCAACTGGAGCACAACCCGCAGGCATCGCTGCTGTTTTTCTGGCGCGAACTGGAACGGCAAGTGCGTATCGAAGGCACGGTGGTAAAGACCTCGGCCGCCGAGAGCGACGAATACTTCAATGTGCGGCCCTTGCAAAGCCGCCTGTCGGCCATCGCCTCGCGGCAAAGCGCGACTATCGGCAGCCGCGCCGAACTCGAAGCCAATTTTGACGCCGTGGCGGCCGTCGCCGGTGACACGCCGGCGCGTCCCGCGCACTGGGGCGGCTACCGCCTGCGGCCGGAACGCATCGAATTCTGGCAGGGCCGCCGCTCGCGCTTCCACGACCGCATCGTATTTACCCGTGGCACCGACGGGGCCTGGAGCATGGAGCGTCTGCAACCGTAG
- the msrA gene encoding peptide-methionine (S)-S-oxide reductase MsrA, whose product MSEQMEVAVLGGGCFWCLDAVYRQVRGVTAVACGYAGGHLPQPTHEQVATGDTGHAQVVRLAFDPAIVSYHDVLEVFFTSHDPTTVDRQGNDVGPQYRSVIFAQSARQEAVARQVIAEMAGVWDAPIVTQVLPAAPWYQAEDAQQDYVARHPLLSYCALVAVPKVDQFRAIYASLAKSG is encoded by the coding sequence ATGAGCGAACAGATGGAGGTGGCGGTACTCGGTGGCGGGTGTTTCTGGTGCCTGGACGCGGTCTACCGCCAGGTGCGCGGCGTGACGGCGGTGGCGTGCGGCTATGCCGGCGGGCACTTGCCGCAGCCCACGCACGAGCAGGTGGCCACGGGCGACACGGGGCACGCGCAGGTGGTGAGGCTGGCATTCGATCCGGCCATCGTCAGCTACCACGACGTGCTGGAAGTGTTTTTCACCAGCCACGATCCGACCACCGTCGACCGGCAGGGCAATGACGTCGGACCGCAGTACCGCTCCGTGATCTTTGCCCAGTCGGCACGGCAGGAAGCGGTGGCGCGCCAGGTGATCGCCGAGATGGCCGGCGTATGGGATGCGCCCATCGTCACGCAAGTACTGCCGGCCGCGCCCTGGTATCAGGCCGAGGACGCGCAGCAGGATTATGTGGCGCGCCACCCATTGCTCAGTTATTGCGCACTGGTGGCGGTGCCCAAGGTCGACCAGTTTCGCGCCATCTACGCCAGCCTGGCCAAATCAGGTTAA
- a CDS encoding cyclopropane-fatty-acyl-phospholipid synthase family protein gives MFVQNQLKSWIDGMRSKAALPLRIELWNGQHVDLSSEAPRVTIRLPTVASARYLLNPSLANLGSAYVEGNIEVKGTAQDMISICNALARNTLKPEGKLARIVRSFTHDKSKDAEAIRYHYDVSNDFYQQFLDPALVYSCAYFEHGDETLAQAQVKKIDHILKKIQLQPGQSLLDIGCGWGALVIRAAQQYGARCVGVTLSENQYQLARARVAQAGLEHLVEIRLQDYRDVTGQFDRITSVGMFEHVGLKHLPDYFSIINKLLAPEGMAMNHGITSTDPDNGETPYGGGEFIEKYVFPHGELAHIGNVLKTMQQGGLEVLDVENLRRHYARTCALWTENFEAHAEQIRPLAGERRFRIWHVYLAGCSYAFEQDLISLYQIVCVKAGRRSTTLPWSRNYMYDAQAIALPPQAPVLAH, from the coding sequence TTGTTTGTTCAAAACCAACTCAAGTCCTGGATAGACGGCATGCGCAGCAAGGCTGCCTTGCCGCTGCGCATAGAGCTGTGGAACGGCCAGCACGTCGACCTGTCCAGCGAAGCGCCGCGCGTCACCATCCGCCTGCCCACGGTCGCCTCGGCCCGCTACCTGCTCAACCCTTCGCTGGCGAACCTGGGGTCGGCTTATGTGGAAGGCAATATCGAGGTCAAGGGCACGGCCCAGGACATGATTTCCATCTGCAATGCGCTGGCGCGCAACACCCTCAAGCCGGAGGGCAAGCTGGCCCGCATCGTGCGCAGCTTTACGCACGACAAGAGCAAGGACGCCGAAGCGATCCGCTATCACTACGATGTGTCGAACGACTTCTACCAGCAGTTCCTCGATCCGGCCCTGGTGTATTCCTGCGCCTACTTCGAACACGGCGATGAAACCCTGGCGCAGGCGCAAGTCAAGAAGATCGACCATATCCTGAAGAAAATCCAGTTGCAGCCGGGCCAGAGCCTGCTCGATATCGGCTGCGGCTGGGGTGCGCTGGTGATCCGCGCCGCGCAGCAATATGGCGCCCGCTGCGTCGGCGTGACCCTGTCGGAAAACCAGTACCAATTGGCGCGCGCGCGTGTGGCACAGGCCGGCCTGGAACACCTGGTCGAAATCCGCCTGCAGGACTACCGCGACGTCACGGGCCAGTTCGACCGCATTACCAGCGTCGGCATGTTCGAACACGTGGGCCTGAAGCACTTGCCCGATTATTTCTCCATCATTAACAAACTGCTGGCGCCGGAAGGCATGGCGATGAACCATGGCATCACTTCCACCGATCCGGACAATGGCGAAACGCCGTACGGCGGCGGCGAGTTCATCGAAAAATACGTGTTTCCGCATGGCGAACTGGCGCATATCGGCAATGTGCTGAAAACCATGCAGCAAGGCGGGCTGGAAGTGCTGGACGTGGAAAACCTGCGCCGCCACTATGCGCGCACGTGTGCGCTATGGACGGAAAACTTCGAAGCGCATGCCGAGCAGATCCGGCCGCTGGCGGGCGAGCGCCGTTTTCGCATCTGGCACGTCTACCTGGCCGGCTGCAGCTATGCTTTCGAGCAAGATTTGATCAGCCTGTACCAGATCGTCTGCGTCAAGGCGGGCCGGCGTTCCACTACCCTGCCGTGGTCGCGCAACTACATGTACGACGCGCAAGCGATCGCGCTGCCGCCACAGGCGCCCGTGCTGGCCCATTAA
- a CDS encoding flavin reductase family protein, with product MNTLSPRAPAQAFDTPHFRQALSQFATGVTVITTRLADGTFRGLTASSFNSVSLSPPLVLWSLGEAANSMPIFSGNSHYVINVLGAGQAELAQRFSRRTPNPFDDVEYELSRTGQPILKGASAWFECHNRSRYPEGDHVIFVGEVEQCAYTAQPPLIFHHGKFSTLPE from the coding sequence ATGAACACACTTTCTCCCCGCGCGCCGGCGCAAGCATTCGATACACCTCATTTCCGACAGGCATTGTCGCAATTTGCCACCGGCGTGACGGTGATCACCACGCGCCTGGCCGACGGCACATTTCGCGGACTGACGGCCAGTTCCTTCAATTCCGTGTCGCTGTCGCCGCCGCTGGTGCTGTGGAGCCTGGGCGAGGCGGCCAACAGCATGCCCATCTTCAGCGGCAACTCGCATTATGTGATCAATGTGCTCGGTGCCGGCCAGGCCGAACTGGCGCAACGTTTTTCGCGCCGTACGCCGAATCCCTTCGACGACGTGGAATACGAACTGTCGCGCACCGGCCAGCCCATCCTGAAAGGCGCCTCCGCCTGGTTCGAATGCCATAACCGCAGCCGCTACCCGGAAGGCGACCATGTCATCTTTGTCGGCGAAGTCGAGCAATGCGCGTATACGGCCCAGCCGCCGCTGATTTTCCATCACGGCAAGTTCAGTACCCTGCCCGAGTAA
- a CDS encoding L-threonylcarbamoyladenylate synthase, with amino-acid sequence MAAAALLEAGALVAFPTETVYGLGADAENPAAVARIYQAKGRPSDHPVIVHVAPGADLAHWCDDLPVEATQLVAAFWPGPLTLIVKRAAQIPDAVSGGQDTVGLRCPSHPVAIALLAAFKGGNGGVAAPSANKFGNVSPTTAQHVRDEFEAELTSGLLGAVLDGGQSEVGIESTIVDLSRLATHGPVLLRPGHISGEQIAAVIGQLPALPDAAAPRASGTLDSHYAPHTPVAMQHGDLLGETLNQLLNAGRRVALIHYSDLPPASASVRLEADPASYAHALYASLRTMDQVGAELILVEAPPTGPAWLGVNDRLRRAAFGSTGILQQFLSV; translated from the coding sequence ATGGCCGCCGCTGCCTTGCTGGAAGCGGGCGCGCTGGTGGCCTTTCCCACCGAGACCGTGTATGGCCTGGGCGCGGACGCGGAAAATCCGGCCGCCGTGGCGCGCATCTATCAGGCCAAGGGCCGCCCGTCGGACCACCCGGTGATCGTGCACGTGGCGCCGGGCGCCGACCTGGCGCACTGGTGCGACGACTTGCCGGTGGAAGCGACGCAACTGGTGGCCGCATTCTGGCCGGGGCCCCTGACCCTGATCGTCAAGCGCGCCGCGCAGATTCCCGATGCGGTGTCCGGCGGCCAGGATACGGTCGGTTTGCGCTGTCCTTCGCACCCGGTGGCTATCGCCTTGCTAGCCGCTTTCAAGGGCGGCAACGGTGGTGTGGCGGCGCCGTCGGCGAACAAATTCGGCAATGTCAGCCCAACCACCGCGCAGCATGTGCGCGATGAGTTCGAGGCGGAGCTGACCAGCGGCTTGCTGGGCGCGGTGCTCGACGGCGGCCAGAGCGAAGTGGGCATCGAGTCGACCATCGTCGACCTGTCGCGCCTGGCCACGCATGGTCCGGTGCTGCTGCGTCCCGGCCATATCAGCGGCGAGCAGATCGCGGCGGTGATCGGCCAGCTGCCGGCCCTGCCCGACGCGGCCGCGCCGCGCGCCTCCGGCACGCTCGATTCGCACTATGCGCCACATACTCCTGTTGCGATGCAGCACGGCGACCTGCTGGGCGAAACCCTGAACCAACTGCTCAATGCCGGGCGTCGGGTGGCGCTGATTCATTACTCGGACTTGCCGCCGGCGTCGGCCAGCGTGCGCCTGGAGGCGGACCCCGCTTCCTACGCACACGCGCTGTACGCCTCGCTGCGCACGATGGACCAGGTCGGCGCCGAGCTGATCCTGGTGGAAGCACCGCCCACCGGCCCCGCCTGGCTGGGCGTCAATGACCGCCTGCGCCGCGCCGCATTCGGCTCAACCGGCATCCTGCAGCAATTTCTCAGCGTCTGA
- a CDS encoding phosphoribosylaminoimidazolesuccinocarboxamide synthase, producing MNSLYQTSIHSLPLLGHGKVRDNYAVGDDKILIVTTDRLSAFDVVMNEPIPGKGKVLNQMSDFWFEKLGHIVPNHLTGVAPESVVAPEEVEQVQGRAVVAKRLKPIMVEAVVRGYIIGSGWKDYQDTGSICGIELPAGLQQAEKLPEPLFTPAAKAELGEHDENISFAEMEQRIGAELAAKMRDVSIQLYKAAADYAATRGIIIADTKFEFGLDDDGVMHLMDEVLTADSSRFWPADSYQPGMSPPSFDKQFVRDYLETLSWGKTAPAPALPADVIDKTQAKYFEAIERLTGEKLKA from the coding sequence ATGAACAGCCTCTATCAGACCTCCATCCATTCCCTGCCACTGCTCGGCCACGGCAAGGTGCGCGACAACTACGCCGTCGGCGACGACAAGATCCTGATCGTCACCACCGACCGCCTGTCGGCCTTCGACGTCGTCATGAACGAGCCGATTCCCGGCAAGGGCAAGGTCCTCAATCAGATGAGCGACTTCTGGTTCGAAAAGCTGGGCCATATCGTGCCGAACCACCTGACGGGCGTGGCGCCTGAATCGGTGGTGGCGCCTGAGGAAGTGGAGCAGGTACAAGGCCGCGCGGTGGTGGCCAAGCGCCTCAAACCGATCATGGTCGAGGCGGTGGTGCGCGGCTATATCATCGGTTCGGGCTGGAAAGATTACCAGGACACGGGCAGCATCTGCGGCATCGAGCTGCCGGCCGGCCTGCAACAGGCTGAAAAACTGCCGGAACCGCTGTTCACGCCGGCCGCCAAGGCCGAGCTGGGCGAGCACGACGAAAACATCAGCTTTGCTGAAATGGAACAGCGCATCGGCGCGGAACTGGCCGCCAAAATGCGCGACGTCAGCATCCAGTTGTACAAGGCGGCCGCCGACTACGCCGCCACGCGCGGCATCATCATTGCCGACACCAAATTTGAATTCGGCCTGGACGACGATGGCGTGATGCATCTGATGGACGAAGTGCTGACGGCCGATTCCTCGCGCTTCTGGCCGGCCGACTCTTACCAGCCCGGCATGTCGCCGCCATCGTTCGACAAGCAGTTCGTGCGCGACTATCTGGAAACATTGAGCTGGGGCAAGACGGCGCCGGCGCCGGCACTCCCGGCCGACGTGATCGACAAGACCCAGGCCAAGTACTTCGAAGCCATCGAGCGCCTGACCGGCGAGAAGCTGAAGGCCTGA
- a CDS encoding SGNH/GDSL hydrolase family protein — MQYTKFALAALTAAVLAGCGGSGGGDQTLKVKYTAQVSFGDSLSDVGSYAVGTVAALKGGKFTINGDNTAINPELTGKNWTEHLAAQFGLPAPCAAQTGLDGNVAQGFFVPSVKKAGCFGYAMGGSRVTNPVGPNNKLTGSALGALTVPVTTQIANHLAASGGKFSGTEVVFVMAGGNDLLFQLGSLQAAATAAGTAAGSATFASTLIPLLAAGATNPATAGAAITAAVRTASAAPGATSTTIVTAAVGAAAVQPGNSAVASAAVYGPMVATAQTAATAAGAKAGADYAAANGPALVTAMGTAGTELVALVKDQIIAKGATHVVVNNLPDVANTPSGLSKDANTKALINAMVSAFNTQISTGLAANDKVLLVDVFAVSHDQASNPGPYGLTNVKEPACDLTAAKNPLGSSLVCNGSNLIAGDVSHYSYADDVHPSPFNNLLLARYVAKDMVTRGWL; from the coding sequence ATGCAATACACCAAATTCGCGCTTGCCGCGCTGACAGCGGCTGTCCTGGCCGGTTGCGGCGGCTCCGGCGGCGGCGACCAGACCCTGAAAGTCAAATACACGGCACAAGTCTCGTTCGGCGACAGCCTGTCCGACGTCGGCTCGTATGCGGTCGGCACGGTCGCTGCCCTGAAAGGCGGCAAATTCACCATCAACGGCGACAATACCGCCATCAATCCCGAACTGACCGGCAAGAACTGGACCGAGCACCTGGCCGCGCAATTCGGCCTGCCGGCACCGTGCGCCGCGCAAACCGGCCTGGACGGCAATGTGGCCCAGGGCTTTTTCGTGCCATCGGTCAAGAAAGCCGGCTGCTTCGGTTATGCCATGGGCGGCTCGCGCGTGACCAACCCGGTCGGCCCGAACAACAAATTGACGGGCAGCGCGCTGGGCGCCCTGACCGTGCCGGTGACCACCCAGATCGCCAACCACCTGGCGGCATCGGGCGGCAAGTTCAGCGGCACCGAAGTGGTGTTCGTGATGGCGGGCGGCAATGACTTGCTGTTCCAGCTGGGCTCCCTGCAAGCGGCCGCCACGGCCGCCGGCACCGCCGCCGGCAGCGCCACGTTTGCCAGCACCCTGATTCCGCTGCTGGCCGCCGGCGCCACCAATCCTGCCACCGCCGGCGCCGCGATTACCGCGGCCGTCCGCACGGCCAGCGCGGCGCCAGGCGCCACCTCGACCACCATCGTGACGGCCGCCGTTGGCGCCGCTGCTGTGCAGCCAGGCAATTCGGCGGTCGCTTCGGCCGCCGTGTATGGCCCGATGGTTGCCACTGCGCAAACCGCCGCCACCGCCGCCGGTGCCAAGGCCGGCGCCGACTACGCCGCCGCCAACGGCCCGGCACTGGTGACCGCCATGGGCACGGCCGGCACGGAACTGGTGGCGCTGGTGAAAGACCAGATCATTGCCAAGGGCGCGACCCACGTGGTCGTCAACAACCTGCCGGACGTGGCCAATACGCCTTCGGGCCTGAGCAAGGATGCCAATACCAAGGCCTTGATCAATGCCATGGTGAGCGCCTTCAATACCCAGATCAGCACCGGCCTGGCCGCCAATGACAAGGTCCTGCTGGTCGACGTGTTTGCCGTCAGCCACGACCAGGCCAGCAACCCTGGTCCGTATGGTTTGACCAACGTCAAGGAGCCTGCCTGCGACCTGACCGCTGCCAAAAATCCGCTGGGCAGCTCGCTGGTGTGTAACGGCAGCAACCTGATCGCCGGCGACGTCAGCCATTACTCCTATGCCGACGATGTGCATCCTTCGCCGTTCAACAACCTGTTGCTGGCGCGTTATGTGGCCAAAGACATGGTAACGCGCGGCTGGCTGTAA
- the fba gene encoding class II fructose-bisphosphate aldolase (catalyzes the reversible aldol condensation of dihydroxyacetonephosphate and glyceraldehyde 3-phosphate in the Calvin cycle, glycolysis, and/or gluconeogenesis), producing the protein MSLVSMRQLLDHAAENGYGIPAFNVNNLEQVQAIMAAADALNSPVIMQASAGARKYAGEAFLRHLIDAAIEAYPHIPVVMHQDHGQSPAICMAAIRSGFSSVMMDGSLEADGKSVASYEYNVEVSREVVKFSHAIGVTVEAELGVLGSLETMKGDKEDGHGAEGTMTREQLLTDVAQAADFVQRTQCDALAIAIGTSHGAYKFTRKPTGEILAIDRIKEIHARIPNTHLVMHGSSSVPQELLAIIREFGGDMKETYGVPVEEIQEGIRHGVRKINIDTDIRLAMTAAIRQFMFQNPSKFDPRDYLKPARLAAEQIVRARFQQFGCEGQASKIKQIPLEKMAERYKAGELSQIVK; encoded by the coding sequence ATGTCTCTCGTATCCATGCGTCAATTGCTGGACCACGCCGCCGAAAACGGCTATGGCATCCCGGCCTTCAACGTCAACAACCTGGAGCAAGTGCAGGCCATCATGGCTGCCGCCGACGCGCTGAACTCGCCGGTGATCATGCAGGCGTCCGCTGGCGCGCGCAAGTACGCCGGTGAAGCCTTCCTGCGTCACCTGATCGACGCCGCCATCGAAGCCTATCCGCATATTCCGGTCGTGATGCACCAGGATCACGGCCAGTCGCCGGCGATCTGCATGGCCGCCATCCGTTCCGGCTTCTCGTCGGTGATGATGGACGGTTCGCTCGAAGCGGACGGCAAGTCGGTCGCCTCGTACGAATACAACGTCGAAGTGTCGCGCGAAGTGGTGAAGTTCTCGCACGCCATCGGCGTCACCGTCGAAGCCGAACTGGGCGTGTTGGGTTCGCTGGAAACCATGAAGGGCGACAAGGAAGACGGCCACGGCGCCGAAGGCACGATGACCCGCGAGCAATTGCTGACGGACGTGGCGCAAGCGGCCGACTTCGTGCAGCGCACCCAGTGCGATGCACTGGCGATCGCCATCGGCACCTCGCACGGCGCCTACAAGTTTACCCGCAAGCCGACCGGCGAAATCCTGGCCATCGACCGCATCAAGGAAATCCACGCACGCATCCCGAACACCCACCTGGTGATGCACGGTTCCTCGTCGGTGCCGCAGGAATTGCTTGCCATCATCCGTGAATTCGGCGGCGACATGAAGGAAACCTATGGCGTGCCGGTCGAAGAGATCCAGGAAGGCATCCGTCACGGCGTGCGCAAGATCAATATCGATACCGATATCCGTCTGGCGATGACGGCCGCGATTCGCCAGTTCATGTTCCAGAACCCGTCCAAATTCGACCCGCGCGACTATCTGAAACCAGCCCGCCTGGCTGCCGAGCAGATCGTGCGCGCCCGCTTCCAGCAGTTTGGCTGCGAAGGCCAGGCGTCGAAAATCAAACAGATTCCGCTGGAAAAAATGGCCGAGCGCTACAAGGCCGGCGAACTGTCGCAGATTGTGAAGTAA
- the purE gene encoding 5-(carboxyamino)imidazole ribonucleotide mutase, whose translation MTDQPTPLVGVIMGSSSDWDVMQNAVAILKQFGVPFEAQVISAHRMPDEMYAYAKSARARGLRAIIAGAGGAAHLPGMVAAMTIVPVLGVPVPSKYLRGEDSMLSILQMPKGVPVATFAIGEAGAANAALTAVAMIAANDDALAAQLEAFRVTQTDAAKAMTLPLE comes from the coding sequence ATGACTGATCAACCAACACCACTGGTCGGCGTGATCATGGGCTCGTCCTCGGACTGGGACGTGATGCAGAACGCCGTCGCCATCCTGAAACAGTTCGGCGTGCCGTTCGAGGCGCAGGTCATTTCCGCGCACCGCATGCCCGACGAAATGTATGCGTATGCGAAAAGCGCGCGTGCGCGTGGCTTGCGCGCGATTATCGCCGGCGCCGGCGGCGCGGCCCACCTGCCTGGCATGGTGGCCGCGATGACCATCGTGCCGGTGCTGGGCGTGCCCGTGCCCTCGAAATACCTGCGCGGCGAAGACTCGATGCTGTCGATCCTGCAGATGCCCAAGGGCGTGCCGGTGGCCACCTTCGCCATCGGCGAAGCGGGCGCCGCGAATGCCGCGCTGACGGCGGTGGCGATGATCGCCGCCAATGACGACGCACTGGCCGCGCAGCTGGAAGCCTTCCGTGTCACGCAAACCGACGCCGCCAAGGCGATGACTTTACCGCTGGAATAA
- a CDS encoding OmpW family outer membrane protein, with translation MNKRFNSAAQLLAAIAAMTLASAASAQSAGTFTAKVGLNKITPHVTSGDMTAPALPNTKADVESDTKPILTLAYMVTDNISAELHLGVPYKHDLMGDGAIKGTGKLGTSEVLPPTFLMQYRFFEANTMIRPYVGAGLTYAYFQKERGSGAMTALLDPGGPASTYRLKNKLAGSIQLGATLAFNERWFADVGIIKTYLKTTAKFSTGQTQNIKLDPTAVSVGIGYKFF, from the coding sequence ATGAACAAACGTTTCAATAGCGCGGCGCAGTTGCTGGCGGCCATCGCGGCCATGACGCTGGCGTCGGCGGCCTCCGCGCAAAGCGCCGGTACTTTTACCGCCAAGGTCGGCCTCAACAAGATCACCCCGCATGTCACCAGCGGCGACATGACGGCGCCGGCCTTGCCGAACACCAAGGCCGACGTCGAGTCCGACACCAAGCCGATCCTGACCCTGGCCTATATGGTCACCGACAATATTTCGGCCGAGCTGCACCTGGGCGTGCCGTACAAGCATGACCTGATGGGTGATGGCGCGATCAAGGGCACCGGCAAGCTGGGCACCTCGGAAGTGCTGCCGCCGACCTTTCTGATGCAGTACCGCTTCTTCGAGGCCAACACCATGATCCGTCCTTATGTGGGCGCCGGTCTGACGTATGCCTACTTCCAGAAGGAACGCGGTTCGGGCGCGATGACGGCCCTGCTCGATCCGGGTGGACCTGCATCGACCTACCGCCTGAAAAACAAGCTGGCCGGCAGCATCCAGCTGGGCGCCACCCTGGCGTTTAACGAGCGCTGGTTCGCCGACGTGGGCATCATCAAGACGTATCTGAAAACCACGGCCAAGTTCTCGACCGGCCAGACGCAGAATATCAAGCTGGACCCGACCGCCGTCAGCGTCGGCATCGGCTACAAGTTTTTCTAA